A single genomic interval of Daucus carota subsp. sativus chromosome 1, DH1 v3.0, whole genome shotgun sequence harbors:
- the LOC108192967 gene encoding uncharacterized protein LOC108192967 translates to MKNLKAGSLVWVKRRNGSWWPGRIMGLDELSPSARLKSSSAKPVRLLGREYSSVDWYNLESGRIKAFRCNEFADFIKNAEGLKASPLKEHVKYAHRTDAIIHALELENKEPRRKRKMTDRKAEAVENKPVCRLKRSRCVYLPVGSRKNSECTSFHAQPLPRLVRMAGDPYQSSASENNYSSRSPDTYTFGEYAPNGRADETSKQLSGCCSGYPRTRRHKRHEELSDITRDDRILDDVEAPEKKIMLKLKHLNPYRDLPDGQRFIASGNAIQNDSNPFTVDDVKCPKRTGCSGKQSRKPIRDVYFSSQFEDGGLEISRRQTRSMSSTEPLIDIKLTVETRYEGASVPLVSLMSKVNRKSIIGYPVEVEKLKNGSTEIILPINDNAGNQILDTKGTLKLQSYPRTPACHRPATSLLTRSVQTTARRTSVSYFPAPSPPIKKEFQSLNVPSKKIHSRLVKRENNSLPGEMLQNLPAVVTCVPVKLIFSRLAAAVQLQPEANIHS, encoded by the exons ATGAAGAATTTGAAAGCAGGAAGTTTGGTATGGGTGAAGAGGAGAAATGGGTCATGGTGGCCTGGGAGAATAATGGGTCTGGATGAGCTTTCTCCTTCTGCTCGCCTCAAATCTAGTTCTGCTAAACCTGTGCGCCTTCTCGGCAGGGAATACAGCTCTGT AGACTGGTACAACTTAGAGTCAGGGCGCATAAAAGCATTTCGATGCAATGAGTTCGCTGACTTCATTAAGAATGCTGAGGGCTTGAAGGCCTCTCCTCTCAAAGAACATGTGAAATATGCACACAGAACAGATGCTATCATTCATGCtcttgaacttgaaaacaaagAACCTCGAAGGAAACGGAAAATGACAG ACCGTAAAGCAGAAGCAGTGGAGAATAAACCAGTATGCAGATTAAAGAGAAGCAGATGTGTATACTTGCCAGTTGGATCAAGAAAAAATTCAGAATGCACTAGTTTTCATGCTCAACCCTTACCACGCCTGGTTCGAATGGCTGGTGACCCGTATCAATCCAGTGCATCTGAAAACAATTATTCTTCAAGATCCCCCGATACTTATACTTTTGGCGAATATGCTCCTAACGGAAGGGCAGATGAAACAAGTAAACAACTTTCAG GTTGCTGTAGTGGGTATCCCAGAACTAGGAGACACAAGAGGCATGAAGAACTTAGTGACATAACTCGTGATGACCGTATTTTAGATGATGTTGAGGCGCCGGAGAAGAAAATAATGCTGAAACTGAAACATCTAAACCCGTACAGGGATTTACCTGATGGGCAGAGGTTCATTGCTTCTGGAAATGCAATTCAGAATGATAGCAATCCTTTCACTGTAGATGATGTGAAGTGTCCAAAAAGAACTGGATGTTCTGGTAAACAATCAAGGAAGCCGATAAGAGATGTCTACTTCTCATCACAGTTTGAAGATGGTGGCCTGGAAATTTCCAGAAGGCAGACTAGATCAATGTCCTCCACGGAACCGCTGATTGATATCAAGCTGACAGTTGAAACTCGTTACGAAGGAGCATCTGTCCCTTTGGTTTCTCTAATGAGTAAAGTGAACAGGAAATCAATCATAGGGTATCCAGTCGAAGTAGAGAAGTTAAAAAACGGCTCCACAGAGATTATTCTTCCTATCAATGACAATGCCGGCAACCAAATATTGGATACAAAAGGCACTCTAAAGCTCCAATCGTATCCCAGGACTCCAGCTTGTCATCGTCCAGCTACCTCTCTATTGACTCGGTCTGTTCAGACAACTGCAAGGAGGACTAGTGTTTCTTATTTTCCAGCTCCCTCTCCTCCCATCAAGAAGGAATTTCAATCGCTAAATGTTCCCAGTAAGAAAATTcattcaaggctggtgaaaagGGAAAACAATTCTCTTCCTGGAGAGATGCTTCAAAATCTGCCTGCTGTCGTAACGTGTGTCCCTGTGAAACTCATATTCTCTAGGTTAGCAGCAGCAGTCCAACTTCAACCCGAAGCCAACATTCACAGTTAA